The genomic region ACCGGGTCGATGGACAGCTGCGGCGACGCCCCATGCGCCTGCCGCCCGTGGATGTTCACGGTGAAGCGGTCCGACGCCGCCATGGCCGGCCCGGGGGTGTAGCCCACGTTCCCGGTCTGCATCTGCGCGAAGGTGTGCAGCCCGAAGACGGCGGTGGGGTGCCAGCGGTTGAAGACGCCCTCCTGCATCATCAGCTTCGCCCCGCCCTCCTCGCCCGGAGGCGCGCCCTCCTCGGCGGGCTGGAAGAGGAAGACGATGGTGCCGGGAACGCGGTCCTTCATCCCCGCCAGCACCGTGGCGACACCCATCTGCACGGCGGTGTGCACGTCGTGGCCGCAGGCGTGGCTCACGTCCACCGTCTTCCCCATGTACTCGCCGGTCGCGGTGGACCTGAAGGGATACGGCGTATCCTCCTTCACCGGCAGCGCGTCCATGTCCGCGCGCACGGCAACGACGGGCCCGGGCCGCCCGCCGCGCAGGATGCCCACCACGCCGGTGTGGGCGATGCCGGTATCGACCTCGAACCCCAGCGAGCGCAGGTGCGCGGCCACCAGGCGGGCCGTGCGGAACTCGCGGTTGGAGAGCTCGGGGTGCTGATGGATGTCGTGCCGCACGGCGATCATCTGCGGCGCGACGCGGGACGCGGCGGCGGCGACCGCGGCGTCCCACTGCTGCGCGGCCAGCGGCAGGGGCGCCAGCACCGCGCCGGCAAGCGCGAGCGCGCGAAGGACGGGCTTCATCTGCGTCTCTCGGGGATCGTGGATGGAGATTCGGGGGATATGTGTCGGAAGATGCTGCGAAGTGCGGAAGTGCGGAAGTGCGGGAGTGCCAAGCTGCGGAGCGCGGTCTCCGCCTCGCGCCCTCTCCGGCCGGCCAAGGCCGTCCACCTCTCCCGTACCGGGAGAGGTAGCTTGCGAGCATCTGCGCCACGGCTCGGCGTCCTGCCCGCCTGGCGAACCGCTTCACCCCGACTCTCCCGACACACCGCAGCCATTCGCGCGAGCCAGGTTGTGCAGGCCGCGCCGATGTTGCCCCGCCCCCTCGCCCGGTACGGGAGAGGGCGAGCGCTCTAAGGCGCGGGGAGAGGGCCCGCGGCGGGCACCGACTTCGTTCCGCACAATTACCGCGCGGCTCACCGATCCAGCGCACTCCCGCACTCCCACACTCCCGCACTCCCGCACTTCCTACGGCCCCGGCCTTGCATCGACTTCGCCCCAACCTGTTGCCGGAATGCGATTTCCGACGAGAAGGGCGGCCCGATGATCCAGCGCACCAGCGGAACTCCCCACGTGACCGGCGACGAGCTTCCCGAAACCCCACCGCAGCAGCCCCCCGCGCGCCGCGGGATCATCGGCCGGCTGATGCGGCGCAACCGGCTGCTCAGCGACCAGGAAGCCGACCTCCGCGCCCGCGAGTCCGAGCTGCTGGACCGCCTGGCCGTGGCGCTGGAGCGCTTTGGGACCGACGCCGACGCCGACGACCTGCGCCACTTCCGCGAGGCGCGCGAGGCGCTGGCCGGGCTCTTCCTGCTGGTCATCGCCGGCGAGTTCAACTCCGGCAAGTCCAGCTTCATCAACGCCCTCATCGGCGAGCGCGTCCTTCCCGAGGGGGTCACGCCCACCACCGACCGCATCAACCTCCTCCGCCACGGGCCCACGGTCACCGAGACCATGCTCGAGGCGTACCTGCTGGAGCGCACGCACCCCGCGTCGCTGCTCAGCGACCTCAGCATCGTCGACACGCCGGGGACCAACGCCGTCATCCGCGAGCACGAGGAACTGACGCGCGACTTCGTGCCGCGCAGCGACCTGGTGCTCTTCGTCACCTCCGCCGACCGCCCCTTCACCGAGAGCGAGCGCTCGTTCCTGGAGCAGATCCGCGCGTGGGGGAAGAAGGTGGTGATGGTGGTGAACAAGATCGACCTGCTGGAGAAGCCCGAGGAGCAGCAGCAGGTGATCGCCTTCGTGCGCGAGAACGCCGAGACGGTGCTGGGCGAGGCCCCCGAGGTCTTTCCCGTCAGCGCCCGCCTCGCGCAGCGCGCACGGGAGGCGGGCGACGAGGCGGGGTGGCAGACCAGCGGCTTCGCGGCGATGGACGACTGGCTGGTGAACACGCTGGACCAGCAGGAGCGCGTGCGGCTGAAGCTGCTGAACCCGCTGAACGTGGGGCTGCGGCTGGCCGGGCGCTACAAGACGCTGGCCTTCGAGCGGCTGAAGATGCTGGCCGAGGACGTGTCGACGCTGCAGAACATCGACTCGCAGCTGGCGGCGTTCCACCAGGAGATGCTGCGCGACTTCGAGCCGCGGCTGGGACGGCTGGACTCCATGCTGAACGACATGGAGCTCAGGGGGATGAACTTCTTCGACGACCAGATCCGCTTCGGCAAGATCCGCTCGCTGATGCGCTCCGACCAGATCCGGCGCGACTTCGAGCGCGTGGTGGTGGGCGACACCCCGCGCGAGATCGACGACGAGGTGGGACGCATCGTGGACTGGATCGTGGAGCGCAACCTGAAGCTGTGGCAGGACCTGGGCTCGTACATCGAGCGGCGCCAGATCTCGCGCCACCGCGACGGGATGATCGGCGAGGTGGGCGGCGGCTTCAGCTACAACCGCCAGGCGCTGCTGGACTCCATCGGCCGCACCAGCCGCGAGGTGGTGAGCAGCTACAACCGCGAGGCCGAGGCCCGCAAGCTGGCCGAGGAGGTGCGCACCGGCGCGGGGACGACCCTCGTCGCCGGCGTCGGCGCCATCGGGCTGGGGACGCTGGTGGCCACGGTGATCACCGGCGCGGCGGCGGACCTTACGGGGATCCTGATGGCGACCGCGCT from Longimicrobium sp. harbors:
- a CDS encoding dynamin family protein; the protein is MIQRTSGTPHVTGDELPETPPQQPPARRGIIGRLMRRNRLLSDQEADLRARESELLDRLAVALERFGTDADADDLRHFREAREALAGLFLLVIAGEFNSGKSSFINALIGERVLPEGVTPTTDRINLLRHGPTVTETMLEAYLLERTHPASLLSDLSIVDTPGTNAVIREHEELTRDFVPRSDLVLFVTSADRPFTESERSFLEQIRAWGKKVVMVVNKIDLLEKPEEQQQVIAFVRENAETVLGEAPEVFPVSARLAQRAREAGDEAGWQTSGFAAMDDWLVNTLDQQERVRLKLLNPLNVGLRLAGRYKTLAFERLKMLAEDVSTLQNIDSQLAAFHQEMLRDFEPRLGRLDSMLNDMELRGMNFFDDQIRFGKIRSLMRSDQIRRDFERVVVGDTPREIDDEVGRIVDWIVERNLKLWQDLGSYIERRQISRHRDGMIGEVGGGFSYNRQALLDSIGRTSREVVSSYNREAEARKLAEEVRTGAGTTLVAGVGAIGLGTLVATVITGAAADLTGILMATALAVTGLYVIPSKRAHAKKEFSAKITELRTRLKEALTRQVHAAISESTDKVNESIAPYRRFVIVQQDQLNEARNELVTAEDALLRLRSEIEGR
- a CDS encoding amidohydrolase, which codes for MKPVLRALALAGAVLAPLPLAAQQWDAAVAAAASRVAPQMIAVRHDIHQHPELSNREFRTARLVAAHLRSLGFEVDTGIAHTGVVGILRGGRPGPVVAVRADMDALPVKEDTPYPFRSTATGEYMGKTVDVSHACGHDVHTAVQMGVATVLAGMKDRVPGTIVFLFQPAEEGAPPGEEGGAKLMMQEGVFNRWHPTAVFGLHTFAQMQTGNVGYTPGPAMAASDRFTVNIHGRQAHGASPQLSIDPVVMAAQAILALQTIRSRNLSPFEPSVLTVGMVRGGERFNIIPSDVTLMGTVRTFDPRVQDEIERRMREILDGVTKGGGGTYDMEYQRTTPVTVNNRELSDRMRPTMVRLMGAQNVLDVPPTTGAEDFAFFSNAVPGFFYRLGTVKPGTTSGDHHTPTFQADDDAIPIGIRMMSTLLLDYLSSGGVRASTAAR